AATCAACGCCGCCACCGGCCAAATCCACACCTACGCCGCCGTCGACCTAGCCGCCAGACGCGTCGCTACCGGTCTAAGCAAGATCGGTGTCGGACAAGGCGATGTCATAATGCTTCTACTACAGAACAGCCCTGAATTCGTCTTCGCCTTCCTTGGCGCGTCCTATGCCGGCGCCATTAGCACCACCGCAAACCCATTATACAAGCCGGCGGAAATCAAGAAACAGGCGGCCACGGCGAGGCCGAAGGTTATAATTACGCAGGCGGAATTTGTGGAGAAAGTTCGGGAATTTGCATTGGAAAATGGGGTGAAAATTATATGTACGGATTCCCCGCCGGTGGGTTGCCTGAGATTCTCCGAGATCTTAGAGGccgatgaaaatgaaattccGGCCGTGAAAATTAACTCCAACGATGTCGTTGCTCTTCCGTTCTCGTCCGGAACCACCGGAGTTCCTAAAGGCGTTATGCTCACACACAAATCTCTCGTTACAAGCATCGCTCAACAAGTCAGTAAAAACCCGTTAGAAATTACTACTCTCCACGatcatatgatattatttactggacttctttaaaaatattcgtGTCAAttgagatgtattccttacttatgattatttcctaaattagccttgacggaaaatttgaaaattcaaatatttgacCGTTTAATTTTGCAGGTGGACGGAGAGAATCCAAATGTGGATTTAAACAGCAACGACGTGCTTATATGTCTTCTTCCATTATTCCATATCTACTCTCTCAATTCCGTTCTCCTCTGCGGACTACGTGTCGGCGCGGCCATTCTCATCCTCCAAAAATACGACATGTCGTCTCTTCTCCGCCTAATTCAGACCCACAAAGCCACTATAGCCCCCTTCGTCCCTCCCATCGTCTTGGACTTCGCCAAAAACCCCGACATCCACCGTTACGACTTGTCGTCCATCAGAATCGTCATGTCGGGTGCTGCCCCCATGGGCAAGGCCCTGGAAGACACTGTCAAGGCCCGACTCCCCAACGCCACGCTTGGACAggtaattcttaattttcttttattttaatttacaattgaaacaattcttcaatttgttttattaaaatattttaaaaaacattataaaattattttaaatatatagtaTTACCATTATTGTTGGAGTATGATTAATATTAAagtcaatatatatttacaaaatatttaaattataagagaAAACAGAGATGTTGGTGGGCAACTTGGTggttaatttctaatttaaatttttgtattttaaagtataatatttaatgttgacTTTTCaaatggatttgatttttattttattaatttcggtatattctaattttcatagaaatataaaaatagaagaacaaTTCAAACGATACCATTTATATTCGATCATGatataagatattttttttataaagtgagatattaattaattttttttctaagtcaaaatttcttaatagtttttggttaaattattattattattattttaatctttatagttttaataaatcttagtTTAATTCGACTTGAATAGTCTATAaactcttaattattttattttaaattgatttttccataaaaattatttgaattcaacttttaaatttttaaatattaatctcaaagtatattatatttaatgcGTTCTTGTTTGACtgcatttgaatttttaacgtttaagaaaaataatttaatgattaaCTGTACATTAATTAAACTTCAAATTATGCCTAatttgatattattgaaattctTAAGTGTATGAtccaatttaataaaatttaaatgttataaagcaagtttaattttcttttcgaagacaagaggaaaataataattaaaataaaaaaaaaagcataaaatataatatttaatgaattaaaaatagaaaaattgaatGTGCAGGGATATGGGATGACGGAGGCCGGTCCGGTTCTGTCGATGTGTCTGGGTTTCGCAAAGGAGCCGTTCGAGTTTAAATCAGGTGCGTGCGGGACCGTCGTAAGGAACGCTGAGATGAAGATCATACACCCTGAAACTGGTGTATCTTTGCCACGTAATCACCCTGGTGAGATCTGCATACGTGGCTCCCAGATCATGAAAGGCAAGTCCCACAATCCACGTCagctttttaaattattatttttaacgtCGGTAGACCCCACGACACGACACGACAcgacaaatatataaatggaAGCCCTGAATATGGTAGAagagaattaatttttcaaataaatgtgtgacagaaaaataataaatgcctctatttatttattgaggtCAGATGTAGGCCTAAATATGatccataaaataataaataatgtgttGAATTAATAAGGCAtgtgaaatataataatgtgaacaaaattaaataattaattatttttataaaacaaGATAAGGTATAATTTATAATGGGCTAAATTAGAAGCTTAATCATAAACCAGGTTACCTTAATAACAAAGAAGCCACAGAGAAGACTATAGACAAGAATGGGTGGCTCCACACTGGAGACTTGGGGTTCatcgacgacgacgacgagaTCTTCATCGTCGATCGACTGAAGGAACTGATCAAATACAAAGGATATCAAGTGGCCCCAGCTGAGCTTGAAGCTCTCTTGACTTCAAACCCTAATGTTTCTTCTGCTGCTGTCGTACCGTAAGTTTCCACGTGAAcatgattatgattatgattatgattatgattatgattatgattatgattatgattaaGGAAACAAATTGGTTTGATGGTTCATAGAATGGAAGATGAAGCAGCTGGAGAGATTCCGGCTGCATTTGTTGTTAGAACTGAAGGCTCCAAGATTAGTGAGGATGACATCAAGAAGTATATTTCTGATCAGGtgagtgtttttattttttatattttttcggACGCTCGTAGCTCTTatatttccacactcttataaagaaagtTTTGTTATCTtcccaatcgacgtgggatttcacaatatctgctagttgGGTcactcattctcttctccaattggtgtgggaccctccaatccaccccttttcggggtccagtgtccttgctggcataccGCTTCGTGTTCACCCCCTTCAAAGCTTAGCCTCCTCGTTAGCATATTACCCGATGTTtggttttgatatcatttataacaaacCAAGCTCATCggtagaagatattgtcctctttgagcttcccctttcgggcttccttttaaggtttttaaaacgtgtacgTTAAGAATAGGTTTTCACATTCTTGTAAAGAAagcttcgttctccttcccaacccaTGTAGGATCTCACTAGGCCAagcatcctcgctggtacttattcctctttccaatcgatgtgcgACCCTCCAATCccccctttcagggctcaacgtccttgctggcacaccccTTCGTgttcaccccccttcaaggcttaTCACTTaatgtttgactttgatatcatttataacgacCCAAACCCACTGGTAGGTGATATTATACTCTTTGGGCCTtctcttttgagcttccctccaagtttttaaaactgcTAAATccattagggagaggtttccaaacttttataaaaaatatttagttttcctcctcaaccaacgtgggatctcaccggTAGACAGAAACCAAATTGTCTCACGATGTTCTAAACCCATCCAGCATCTTTATCAACCGTTTTAATTAGCCAAATCATGAATCACCGTGGTTGGAGCCATGGTCGAAAAAGCTCGAGTGTGGCCATATAGACCTTTTTGGCTGCAAAGTTATAGCAATATATTTCTTACTAGAACGTTTGGTGGTTGTTATGGCTGCAGGTTATATACTACAAGAAAATCAGGAAGGTTTTGTTTGTGGACTCAATTCCAGTTGCTCCTTCAGGCAAGATCTTGAGGAAAGTGTTAAAAGCTCAATTGGAGAGTGGTGCCTTTTAAATTAGGGTTGGTCACTCAACCAATGGACTTATAAACTTTACAATATCCACATAACTTTGGGTTTCTctctcaaaaacaaaatgtattgaagagagaaagaggatgaTTCTAAATTAAGAAGATGGGTTTCTTAATTTGTTGTGAATAATATGTAATTTATATCCACTTTCTTATACATCTTCCTTAAGTTGCAATccaaatgttttttaatatatgatcCGGCTTGAAATTCTGAGCGACCTTTGAAGGGTAGTTTAAAGACAAAAGCGATTTGTGACGACTTAACCTcaccgctatcagatattatcctttttatttttttcttttcgggttttcccttcaggtttttaaaacataaatggtgttttgttttcctcccaaccaatgtgggacatcacaatccaccccctttcgggcccagcgtcctcgctggcactcgttcctttctccaattgatgtaggatcgccaccaaatccaccctcctcggggcccagcgtctgtATTGACACACTatcttgtgtctaccccccttcggggaacaacgagaaggctggcacatcgtccagtgtctagctctgataccatttcttgaaagtgaaaaatctatgttctgaaatttcagaattagatgCTGAAGAGCCAGTGAGTGATGCTCGATTACGACGTTATCTTATTCGTGGATTACGAAAAGAATTTATGCCttttgtttcctcaatacaAGGGTGGGCAAATCAGCCTACGGTAATTGAACAAACCGTAGAATCTTCTTTCAAATCAGGAAGCCTTGGTTAAACAAATGACCACCAGCAACCAATTTTCCCCAAATTCAGAAGATGCGTTgtatgtcaaagatcaaaggaGACAAAATTATCATTCAAAGCCTTCATCAACCAATGGTATACAATTCAGAAGTGAGGAGTCGTCAAAGAAGCCACAGTAAAACAATTCATTATGATAGGAAAAATTTTGACACCCTTAtcaggaatgtttcgttctcccctccaattgatgtaagatctcacatataATGGTTCGAAACTAAGATATTAGAAATTCAACGTTGTCTACtaacaaaaactaaattctAACCACTTTTTTAATTCAAGCTCTCCTCCAATTGTGagttattcttaatttttgttgttgaatAAATTACATATATGAGAGATACAAACATTATCTAAATACTTTTAAGTGAATTATATANaaaaaaaaaaaaaaaaaaaaaaaaaaacattaataaacaGGATCAAAAGTGGGCCTAACCCATGGTGAATTATTTGTGGAGTAAAACTTTAGGCGCACGCTCTCTTGTTGCAGCCTAGCTACCTTTTAAAGTgaattattttcaatcaattatatcaattttttttatattattgtcaaaaaaaaaaaaaaaaaaaaaaaaaagtcacaataattatttaaataaaattaagggtATTTTACGGGTTGAATTGGACCTAGTTGtaacattttctaaattaaatcgGAGTCGAACAATTTTCAACTCAGCtcaaccattaattttttttaattgaattaatttagattcttttatcatttattaaaatttttaaaataaaaatataatattagtagataaaatatttatttatttatttttaattgtttaattaaattttgtaactcaatttatttttatttttaattgttgaaGACAATTCATGCtattccataaaataaaatactgaCTAAACGGATCATAGGATTACAGTACCTATTATTACAGGGTTAGTAACTAACTAAAAATTTGAGCGAAAGAACACGTTTGATAAACTCATATCTTATTCccaatctaaataaaacaagttCTTCATAACTATATACCCGAACTAACAATAAGATTGTGCAAGTCGAACCGGGAGCACACGTACACATTACAATATGCTAACTAACGGAAACTTGTAGACACAAATACACAAATGTTGGAAGGTtaagagaaaaggagaagaattCAGTTGTTGGATTTGAGGCGCAGGAAATGGTTTGGTGAATAATGCCTAAACAAGTTGAAAGCAGAGAGGAAGGAGATGAGAAGCATGGTAAGGACAGCTGCATAGCCACAAAGGAAAGCTCCGGCAGCTTGGTAGCAATATCTGTGGAATCTGTTGCACAGCTTCATCCATTGGAACTCCTGGTTGCCCCTCACCGCCACAAACGCCGCCTCCATCCCCGCCGTGTTCGCCGCAAATGTTAGGTAAGCAACCGCCTGCCAATGTCAGTTCAAACTACTTTAATTccaatctaaatttttaaactaacttttctaattatttatatatatatatatatatatatgtaaggaaaaaaaaagaaaaaaaaaaggaaaatagttTGGGGGCCTAATTGGacatattatatgatattatttatgtgaaatatataatttttttaaaaagtgatgattttgttcttatttgcaaaagtttaatataatttcataacccaaaataaatttatgtctactttgaaaaatatgaaaacaaaaagaaaaagaccaAAATCAgaccaaaattgaaaatgtatttgatttttaaaaattagagagaTTCGGGTAATAgaactaaacattttttatacgggtatgaaaaccttttTAATAGAcaccctttaaaatttttgaggcgaagtccgaaagagaaagcgcAAAAGAGacaatatgatatgttatCGAATTGTTACCTGATCGATGGAGAAGGAAAGCCAAAATAGGTGTAAGTGAAAGTGAGTTTGTAATTGGAAGGGAGGTTTTGGGTGAGCTGAAATCCAACATTTGGAGAGTTGAAGAATGTTGTAAGCAGCTGCGATGGAGTCCACATACATGATCACTCTGTAAAGTTACACCCAAATTCAAGacacaaagaaagaaacaaacaaaggtTGATGATTTAAAGGGCTTACTTGAGAGCACCCAAACTTCTGAAAGAGGCTGTCTTGTCCACTCCAAAGATCTGTGTGGTTTCCTTGTCAAAACCCATCAAGAAAACTGTCAAAACCAAGCAAACAATGGCACACAATCTGAGTATCCATTCAGTTCTTGCATCCCCAAACCCCATTGCTGCCACTTGTTGTTCAGAATATTGAGAGGGCAGTCGGGTGGTGCCTTTATTTATGGTTTCTGGTTGGGCACACATCAGGTACACCACTTATTCAAAAGGAAGGGGAACTATTCCATCTCTTCACCATCCTTCACCCAACTTCCTATGCTATTTATTAACCCTACACTTTGCTTTCCATACTTCATTTTCTACTCCTCTNtttttttttttttttttttttttttttttttttttttttttttttttttttttttatgaaatcgAGAGGCTACATCGTCATATGGCCTTCACAGCAACATCGTCATATGTACAGAGATGCAACTACCCTAGCTTCGGTTCTTTGGCCTTCACAACAACATCATCATATGTACAGAGAtgtcttacctttacctgagTAGTATGTGACTTGAGTAAGTaatcacatgcaatcatgTTTGGGACCTATTCTTTCATAAAATATCGTGACATCACCATGGTCTCTACTTTAGTCCGAAcaaaattagatgtgtagtaTTTCTCAGCACACGGTGCATGTATGCGCACATGAACCCCTAGGTGAGCTCGCTTATGTACCCCCTAAACCTGACCTTCAACAAACGTACACTTATGCTGTCAGAATGCCATGGAGGGAAGAGAGTGCGCATAGTATTATGGTGTAcacaatatcataacataacatcataATGTACGCGTGTGTACTAATCATAACGAGGAAGTATCCTAATACACGttaacatacaatatgcatggaGTCCCTATAGCTTAAAATCATGGCATGTATCCGTAATACAAATTATACCTTcgttcatttcattcataactTAATCATTTATGTCATCTCATATTAACCCTAAAACCATCTATATTttcgaaaatttaaattttagatttagttATCCGTTACATTTAATCTTTGAATACTTTCCGGCATGGATAATGATTTGTGGTCTTTgttatcattaatattattaggGAAACGGTGTGACATGTTTTTAACTAACTTTTTGTCAATTTGGTGTGAAATTCGGTACAAACTTAGATAGTAAGacatattatatagtttatgttatataaaaaaagaatggttaaatttataaattaattaaaatatatttggaaaacattatgttaaaaaatatttaccttgttttatttttttttattcataaatattttattaagcATTGAAAGGAAATATTAATCACACTAGAACATTCATATTCATGGATGATTGCTTTCAACACATTTAATAATAACATCTACCTTTCTCATAAATgaatgatataatttttttggttaaatgattttaaaagggaatgaattaaataatccTTTATacattttggttttggttcaGAGTTCATGTGGTAAGCGATTGAAATTAGCTCAGACTCTCGCAAGCCAATGACATGACACTATGTTAAGCGATTATCAGAGAAAAACGACATCCAAGTAACTTGATGAATTTCGGTAATTTGCACTATGTGAGGAGGTAGAGAACACCAAACGTAATGAATGTGATAGAAACAATTTGAGGGTTGGAATGATCGACAAAGACACAAACGACGAAAAACGGAGCGACAATCATTATCGTGAAGGATAATTGAAGCTTAAACGTTACATCAGTGGTGATTTAATATGATATCATAATAGTAGATTTCACCATTAATTACTAAGATTTTGAGTTTAACAGTGATTTAACGGGTTCAATTACTTACCTAACTTAGGGTCGTAGAACTTAATCGATCCATTGGGTAAATAAtggtaaagaaaaaggaaaataaattttgagattgATACTACATCCATATTGTGGGCTATCTACAATAGACATTGATTGCAATTTGGTGAGCAAACATGTTAAGGATTGAAACCCCATTTAACACACCATATGCAATTTGGGGACCAAACATgtaaagtttaattaaaaatgaaaatgggtgTTCCATTATTGCTGCTTTGTAGCAGAGGTTTAAGCAGGCTAGACAAGACAACACACAAGGCATTGCATAATAGTAAGGCTTTGCATTCAATCATTTCACTACTACTATTGCACTATTATGTACTTAGGGTTTATGAGTCACAAGCCTCTCCCTTAActcaattattgaattaaactATTAATATTACCCGCTTGTCAACTACTTTTCACTCTCtattgtaacagttcaagttcgatgctagtagatattgtctgctttggttCATTGCATATTGTTGttaacctcacggttttaaaacacatctgcttggaagaagtttctacatccttttaagaaatgtttcgttcctctctatCACATAAAATAGAAGATATgtgtgacacccgagtaaaagaGTGGTACGTAAATTAATCGATATCACAACCAAATGAGAATAATCTTAAGAATAAGATCTCAGAAAtgattaaaagaattgaaagttactatctatacgAATAAGGTGtactttccttttcaataACTCAATTAGAGAAATTCGAAAGTTTATGTTTTgcttggagcaattctatgttgggtgacctcaTGAGAATTTTTctaagatgcatgtgagtgagaacaaaacatgttaaaatgaCTCGTGTTAGATAGTCTCCACTCTTAGAAACGTGGTGTAAATAATGTGACCGTGTCATATGGATGCAAGGAAATGTCATAACTATGGATGTAAAGGAATGTCGGGACCATCAGGTGCCCGATTCAAGCTTTAAATTCTGATCAAATTTGGACATGAAATGTTATAATATAtgaagagttgtgttcaaaCGTGACaaagtaaaaattaagtttcaatatgaaataaaaatgttgacatcttaatttttgaaaatgtaaacTCAATTGACTCCACAAGTTTGTAAAGATATTCTCGAACAAGAAATCAGAAGTTCGATGATCAAATGGACAAGATTAAGAAACATTAATTCAATGTTTCTTGTGTGTTTTTTAAGGTTGACCACCTCCTAGTAGGTGTTGAGGTAGCATTCAAGAGGGAAGCCTTGTGGGAACCTCTTTGTGTCTTGACAATAATTGTAGATCATGTAGTTATCTTGTGCCCATTTCATTTGGCTCTTCTTTGCATATTCATAATCAAGATTGCTCCACATCCATGAATTTGAATTGGGAGTGCAAGATGAGTATCCATTGAACCAAAAGCAGCCATCTTCACTGAAGTTCTTGTAATAAGCTCTGAATGGGGCTTCACTCCAATCTATCTTCTCAAGACCACCTCTTGTGGCCCAATCATCAGCTTCCCATAGACTTGAATGCAATCTCATGGCTTGGTATTGTGGGAATGGCACTCCTTTATGTTCAAAGTTCTTGAATTCTCTTATAGGAATCTCGTCTACGTAGAAACTGAAATATCCAAAGTTTAAAAGATATCGAATTCAGAATCTAAATTTAATACATGATATTGTCCTAATTTATTCATACAATCCTCCTTACTCAGACGTCACGTCAtctttcaaatgttttatataaataatttttatattttgtctcTGAATTTTTTTGAACCTTTCTATTTGGAAAAAAACTTATGCTAAACGTACTCGAAATTAGTGATTGTTTCGAGTAGACTCGaggaatgaaaagaagaatggtACTTACACAATGTGTTGGGTATTCCAGAAGATGGTGTAGGTATGGAAATCAGCAGTCGGGTCAAACCAAAGGTAGAATTGCATCTCTCTGTTGCCAACTCCTTGGCTAAACACATTGGTATGAAGGATGTAAGGATTTCCACTTGTGTTTCCAAGAAATTCGAAATCTATCTCATCGTGGTACTCTCCTTTTGAAGTTAACTAAAATCACAttatcatattaaaatttagttaatatGATTAAGGCATTAATCCCAAATCCAATATTGATCGACATTTTCATATATCTATGAGTTTGGTATCAACATACATGATAGACGAATCAATATTTCGATTGTAACgtagaaaaaaattatgaagtaTTACTGATCAAAAGGTTTGAataaagaattcaaaatcGACGTAAAGATAACTAcgaccaaaataaaaataaataaaaaaagatggaTCAGTATGAACTTAACCATTACCCATTAAACATTAAACTACATGCTCATTACGGAATGTAAAGTGCTCATTGATAAGGTTTTATCAATTTTGTAGCTAAGtgctcaagcccactactagtagatattatctgagTTGTGGtgcatctgctaggaagaagtttccacatgcttataaagaatgctttgttttcctctccaactgacgtgggatctcacaatccacccctattcagggcccagcgtcctcgctgacactcatttctctctcaaattgatgtgcgatctcacaatctacccttcTTCGGGGTTTAGTGTCATCGATGGTACACCGTTCGGTGTttgactcttataccatttgtaatatctcaacccactgctagcagatattgtccgttttgaacttttcttatgggcttcccctcaagttttttaaaaagcttaTGCAAGGgggaagtttccacaccctatacaaaaatgtttcgttcctctctccgatcatgggagaagtttccacatcccTATACAAAAATGTTTCGCTCCTCTCTCGATAGAtgagagaagtttctacactcctatacaaaaatatttcgttcctctctccgaTCGatgagagaagtttccactcctataaaaaaaaatgttccattcctctctccgatcgatgtgggatctcacatcttGATTATCTTAGCATAAGTTGAACATTTTTTAGCAACGAAAATGTCAATAAACACATCATTCACCGACATTTTCAAAGTGGAATCACTCGATTTCCTCTTTCTAAATGACAAAATCTCAATATAACAATAACACGTCTCAATAATAAAGTATCCTCTTTTCATAACAATATAGGGTTAGGAAGGAAACTTACAAAGAAGGTAGTGACGGTGCCAGCAGAGTTACCAGGGACGAGTTTGATATGCATTTGAACCTTAGCAAATAAGTATTCATTCTTGGACTGAAAGCCAGAGCCAGAGCCTTTGTCCAAGCCAAGCATTAGAAGCTCGTTATTGTTAAGCATCTGACCTCGCCCATCGCCCCAACTGatatcaataaatttgaacaagTCATTGGCCAACGACACATGAATAGAACAGAACACAGCACAAATAAACAGAAGCTTCATTGTTTGTAGGGAAACTTGGAAGCACATATGGAAGAATGATCTATGGAGAATGGAATTTATATGCGAATGAATTTGAAgtaagcattttttttctcattttgacTTCTAAAAACATCCTAAACGCGTCATTAATTATAATGGATGTTGCTGTATTATTCCACCGTTTTGCTCGACGTGATGGCCACACCATTTGGAAGATGCATTCCCTCATGGCTACCTGCACCCATTGAAGGTTGTGATATCTCGTTCATGTCTCGTGTTTGTCGTTAATGCTTGCATGACATGTTTGGTCATATTGATTAGAAAAGATATGACCGTGTTAATTTAAccatttcaataataaaaaatattttttttgcttttaaaataatatactaATTTATGGACTTTTGGTCAACAAATGACCGTATGATATGATACGtatatttactaaatattGTTTAGTTT
The nucleotide sequence above comes from Cucurbita pepo subsp. pepo cultivar mu-cu-16 chromosome LG11, ASM280686v2, whole genome shotgun sequence. Encoded proteins:
- the LOC111805816 gene encoding 4-coumarate--CoA ligase 2-like, which produces MDSQLTNAQDFIFRSKLPDIYIPNHLPLHTYCFQHLSQFHHRPCLINAATGQIHTYAAVDLAARRVATGLSKIGVGQGDVIMLLLQNSPEFVFAFLGASYAGAISTTANPLYKPAEIKKQAATARPKVIITQAEFVEKVREFALENGVKIICTDSPPVGCLRFSEILEADENEIPAVKINSNDVVALPFSSGTTGVPKGVMLTHKSLVTSIAQQVDGENPNVDLNSNDVLICLLPLFHIYSLNSVLLCGLRVGAAILILQKYDMSSLLRLIQTHKATIAPFVPPIVLDFAKNPDIHRYDLSSIRIVMSGAAPMGKALEDTVKARLPNATLGQGYGMTEAGPVLSMCLGFAKEPFEFKSGACGTVVRNAEMKIIHPETGVSLPRNHPGEICIRGSQIMKGYLNNKEATEKTIDKNGWLHTGDLGFIDDDDEIFIVDRLKELIKYKGYQVAPAELEALLTSNPNVSSAAVVPMEDEAAGEIPAAFVVRTEGSKISEDDIKKYISDQVIYYKKIRKVLFVDSIPVAPSGKILRKVLKAQLESGAF
- the LOC111804981 gene encoding CASP-like protein 2C1 isoform X1 is translated as MGFGDARTEWILRLCAIVCLVLTVFLMGFDKETTQIFGVDKTASFRSLGALKVIMYVDSIAAAYNILQLSKCWISAHPKPPFQLQTHFHLHLFWLSFSIDQAVAYLTFAANTAGMEAAFVAVRGNQEFQWMKLCNRFHRYCYQAAGAFLCGYAAVLTMLLISFLSAFNLFRHYSPNHFLRLKSNN
- the LOC111804981 gene encoding uncharacterized protein LOC111804981 isoform X2, which gives rise to MGFGDARTEWILRLCAIVCLVLTVFLMGFDKETTQIFGVDKTASFRSLGALNCLQHSSTLQMLDFSSPKTSLPITNSLSLTPILAFLLHRSGGCLPNICGEHGGDGGGVCGGEGQPGVPMDEAVQQIPQILLPSCRSFPLWLCSCPYHASHLLPLCFQLV
- the LOC111804979 gene encoding xyloglucan endotransglucosylase/hydrolase protein 22-like translates to MKLLFICAVFCSIHVSLANDLFKFIDISWGDGRGQMLNNNELLMLGLDKGSGSGFQSKNEYLFAKVQMHIKLVPGNSAGTVTTFFLTSKGEYHDEIDFEFLGNTSGNPYILHTNVFSQGVGNREMQFYLWFDPTADFHTYTIFWNTQHIVFYVDEIPIREFKNFEHKGVPFPQYQAMRLHSSLWEADDWATRGGLEKIDWSEAPFRAYYKNFSEDGCFWFNGYSSCTPNSNSWMWSNLDYEYAKKSQMKWAQDNYMIYNYCQDTKRFPQGFPLECYLNTY